From the genome of Verrucomicrobiota bacterium:
CCGTGCTCTGGTTTAATCCTAAAATGCATATGCATTAACTTATAAACAGTGAAACACCTGATCCACTTATGCGGTGACTAGGGGCGGTCATAGAAGGACTTCTCTATGGGAATTCAGGTTGGAGAACCCTTTCTATGAAAATCTGGTTTTTACCCGCATGATACTAGATAGACTTAAAGATTTGCTTAGGATGTTGCTACGAAAGAAAAATAGAGACACCTCGTCATAGCACGTTAGGATATATCCTCGCCGACTTTCTTATCTCTATGACTCAAGCTTAAGCGTTGATGCATCTCTTTCAACTTCTATGAAATCATAGGAGTTGAAAGCTATCTAGCCATGATGGTGTGAATGGCTTAAATGATTTTTAAAGAATGACTCCTGGCATCTACACCCCTCTTACTTGTCGCAATATTCTGCAGTTTTTTGAACAACTTTTGTTTTTTGACGTAGTTCTCTTTGTAAAGCCATGCGGTTAGGGCATTGAGCTTCTGAGCTATCAGAGTTTTCGCTTGCTTCTTCCAACTCTACGTCCGATTCATGAAGAGACTCCTCATTGGCTATTTCTTCTTTGTTTTGCTTATCACGATTTTTGAATTTCTTCTCAACAACGCGCGTAATTTGACGTAGCTTTTTCTGTAGAGACGTGCGGCTTTCTGGCTCTGCAGTGCCGAACGCTTCTTCAAAGCCATCCATGTCATCCGTATCTAGATCGTTAATGATGTCATCATTTTCCATCTCAGCATCATTCTCTTGATATGACAGGTGTGTCATAACCTCACCAATTTCAATGACATCGTTTAATGCTACCGCATATTTATTGATGCTTACTCCATTAATGAGAGTGCCATTAAACGAGTCTAGGTCTTCTAGAAAAACGGTATTATCTTTGATCATGAAATGGCAATGTCTTGTGGAGACAGTCGAGTCAGGTAGCCTAATGTGACAACCTGGAGCTCTGCCTACCGTTGTTTTTCCTGGCAACAATACATATTTTTTTCCCTCTAGTCCGCCTTTGTCCACATGAACATAGACCTTGCCCTTGCTTAGATCTATTTGTTGTTTGTTCGGTAATTGCAAGCGAGCTGTTTTTGTTTGCTGACTCCTTTTTATAGTTAGTTCATCTACGGAGTCTAATACACTGTCTATGGAAATTTTCATGGACTTATCTTGGGGTAAGTCACATGACTCCCAACACCACTCGGGTGACTTGAGAGATAAGATCCGCAATAGTGAGTGAAAACCTGTTTCACTTGCTCCATAGTTGTTTGCAGCATGGCAGTGTCTGACATAGCCGTTTTTTATATAGATAACACCGTTGTAGTGTCCTTCAAAGACGAAGAGGATTCCTTCTTCGCCCGACT
Proteins encoded in this window:
- a CDS encoding FHA domain-containing protein, yielding MNKQNHVLGELQRLGRKSGEEGILFVFEGHYNGVIYIKNGYVRHCHAANNYGASETGFHSLLRILSLKSPEWCWESCDLPQDKSMKISIDSVLDSVDELTIKRSQQTKTARLQLPNKQQIDLSKGKVYVHVDKGGLEGKKYVLLPGKTTVGRAPGCHIRLPDSTVSTRHCHFMIKDNTVFLEDLDSFNGTLINGVSINKYAVALNDVIEIGEVMTHLSYQENDAEMENDDIINDLDTDDMDGFEEAFGTAEPESRTSLQKKLRQITRVVEKKFKNRDKQNKEEIANEESLHESDVELEEASENSDSSEAQCPNRMALQRELRQKTKVVQKTAEYCDK